A genomic segment from Drosophila willistoni isolate 14030-0811.24 chromosome 2L unlocalized genomic scaffold, UCI_dwil_1.1 Seg168, whole genome shotgun sequence encodes:
- the LOC111518413 gene encoding probable cytochrome P450 6a20, translated as MSTIIVLFAGVLTLIAWWFRQRFSYWQRRGISHDTPRLLIGNMHEWKKTKQISYIMKATYDKFKGSGPFAGFYFFMAPAVVALELDFIKEVLIKQFDKFHDRGVFHNERDDPLSASLITIEGQKWRQLRQKLTPTFTSGKMKFMYPTVEKVAKELLQAFDQQLENSSLLEVHDLAARYTADVIGSCAFGLECNSLSNPQAEFVIMGGKAIKERHHGNFINSMIFSFPNLAKALRMRINLYSVEDFYTNIVRETVDYRIKNGVKRNDFMDSLIDLIRKHEEGSKTEGLTFNEVVAQAAIFFLAGFETSSTTMGFALYELALNQDIQDKLRKEISSVLAKYNNEFTYECMMDQRYLSQVVDETLRKYPVAAHLFRRTNQRYVNNDSKYYIEPGTLVFIPTLALHYDPEYYEEPEKFKPERFSDDAIQQRPSCAYLPFGEGPRNCIGMRFGKMQTVIGLAKLISIYKFEVHPEKTQLPLELDTTNFLLSAKGGIHLNVSKVV; from the exons ATGTCTACGATAATTGTGCTATTTGCGGGAGTTCTAACGCTAATTGCTTGGTGGTTCCGCCAGCGATTCAGCTATTGGCAACGTCGTGGAATTTCCCATGACACGCCACGGTTACTCATTGGCAATATGCATGAATGGAAGAAGACGAAACAGATTTCGTATATTATGAAAGCGACCTATGACAAATTTAAGGGCAGTGGGCCGTTTGCTGGTTTCTACTTCTTCATGGCACCAGCAGTGGTGGCCTTGGAGTTGGATTTCATAAAGGAAGTGTTGATTAAACAATTTGACAAGTTTCATGATCGTGGAGTATTTCACAATGAGCGGGATGATCCATTGAGTGCCTCTTTAATAACGATTGAAGGGCAAAAGTGGCGACAATTGCGACAGAAATTGACACCGACTTTTACGTCTggtaaaatgaaatttatgtaTCCCACAGTGGAAAAGGTAGCAAAAGAGTTATTGCAAGCCTTTGACCAACAATTGGAAAATAGTTCCCTCTTGGAAGTACACGATTTGGCAGCTCGTTACACGGCCGATGTGATAGGTTCATGTGCTTTTGGTCTAGAGTGTAACAGTCTTAGTAATCCTCAAGCTGAATTTGTTATAATGGGCGGGAAGGCTATAAAAGAACGTCATCATGGTAATTTTATAAATAGCATGATTTTTAGTTTTCCCAATCTGGCTAAAGCTTTGAGGATGAGGATCAATTTGTACTCGGTGGAAGATTTCTATACGAACATAGTGCGTGAGACTGTGGACTATCGCATAAAGAATGGAGTCAAACGTAATGATTTTATGGACTCATTAATCGATTTGATAAGAAAACATGAAGAGGGTAGCAAGACAGAAGGATTGACGTTCAATGAAGTTGTGGCTCAAGCTGCAATATTCTTTTTGGCCGGCTTTGAGACAAGCTCCACGACCATGGGTTTTGCTCTCTACGAATTGGCTTTAAATCAGGATATACAGGATAAACTTAGAAAGGAGATAAGTTCAGTTTTGGCCAAATACAATAATGAATTTACCTATGAATGCATGATGGATCAGCGATATCTTAGTCAAGTTGTTGATG AAACTCTAAGAAAATATCCTGTCGCGGCTCATCTCTTCCGCCGCACAAATCAACGATATGTAAACAATGACAGCAAATACTACATTGAGCCTGGTACTTTGGTATTTATTCCAACTTTGGCCTTGCACTACGATCCTGAATACTATGAAGAACCTGAGAAATTCAAACCCGAACGTTTCTCAGATGATGCCATTCAACAGCGGCCCAGTTGTGCCTACTTGCCCTTTGGTGAGGGTCCACGCAATTGTATAGGTATGCGTTTTGGCAAAATGCAGACCGTTATCGGTTTGGCCAAACTAATCAGCATCTACAAGTTTGAAGTTCACCCAGAGAAGACCCAATTGCCATTGGAATTAGATACAACAAATTTCCTATTAAGCGCCAAGGGAGGCATTCATTTAAATGTATCTAAAGTGGTCTAA
- the LOC6640981 gene encoding shugoshin produces MDAHYKKLNTELIAEVQSLRLRLSEMRRTEVALQALLFDERAEHQKTLRRAVNKFVQSLGIPIGTELEADITRTTTDVEQSTAPARRTRSIIERRASVERRSSVERRTSLAPRISSSSLTLSPTDRRRSISAQSMELEEEEQQQQEPTEITTPLPRRVAELEFDDSESPIPDNGTTSAVSADESPRPNLFLIVEESAMDISSASESIATVSDDTSISLRGANVKTPSPSGRVLRDLSINVPTITVTRGMKSLQRSSAILCDTTNEDNEEMSVQEIRHAPSRSPGYSRLKLTLGENNPNLLMVTPRRSQFNSISTAPGCTSTPCDLSSELKVRKKKQKDQKTQSEEEEEEKPLNTSYSCRPSRSCRPTTLVEPKLSTKLRNESATKKPTTKRNTRSKSSN; encoded by the coding sequence ATGGATGCCCACtacaaaaaactaaacacCGAGCTAATAGCCGAGGTGCAATCCTTGCGCTTAAGGCTGAGCGAAATGAGAAGAACTGAAGTTGCCTTGCAAGCACTATTATTTGATGAACGTGCCGAGCACCAGAAAACGCTGAGGCGAGCGGTCAACAAATTTGTCCAGAGTTTGGGTATTCCCATTGGAACGGAACTAGAGGCTGATATCACAAGAACAACTACAGATGTCGAGCAATCAACGGCCCCCGCCCGACGAACACGGTCCATTATTGAACGGCGTGCATCTGTGGAACGCCGCTCTTCTGTGGAACGTCGCACATCTTTGGCTCCACGCATTTCGTCATCATCTTTAACCTTGTCGCCCACTGACAGGAGACGAAGTATTTCTGCACAGAGCATGGAGCTCGAGGAggaagagcaacaacaacaggaacCAACAGAAATCACCACGCCACTTCCACGGCGTGTAGCAGAACTTGAATTCGACGATTCTGAATCGCCGATTCCAGACAATGGAACGACAAGTGCCGTATCAGCAGACGAGAGTCCACGGCCTAATTTATTCCTTATAGTCGAAGAGTCAGCCATGGATATATCATCCGCATCGGAATCGATTGCCACCGTGAGCGATGATACTTCAATTAGCTTGCGTGGAGCAAATGTCAAGACGCCTTCACCCTCAGGACGAGTCTTACGTGATTTAAGTATTAATGTGCCCACCATAACCGTTACCCGTGGCATGAAGTCCCTTCAACGATCGTCTGCCATTCTGTGCGACACCACAAACGAAGATAATGAAGAGATGAGTGTGCAGGAGATAAGGCATGCTCCATCACGTTCACCAGGATATTCGAGACTAAAACTGACCTTAGGTGAAAATAATCCCAATTTGCTTATGGTTACACCGCGGCGTAGTCAATTTAATAGCATTAGCACTGCTCCCGGATGCACTAGCACTCCATGCGACTTGTCCAGCGAATTAAAAGTGcggaagaagaagcaaaaggATCAAAAAACTCAGTCAGAGGAAGAAGAGGAGGAAAAGCCACTGAACACGAGTTATAGCTGTCGTCCAAGTCGCTCGTGTCGACCAACAACTCTGGTAGAACCAAAACTTTCCACAAAACTGAGAAATGAGTCTGCAACTAAAAAACCCACCACTAAGAGAAACACTAGATCTAAGTCaagtaattaa